The following proteins are encoded in a genomic region of Dissulfuribacter thermophilus:
- a CDS encoding HAD family hydrolase, producing the protein MTAIRQIEVDLPCGAFYDLAHLVMDLNGTITVDGELIEGVLERLKAISEVLNIHIITADTNQTVDSVREQLASIPDIVFHSLKSGRGDLQKLEYIESIGREHTAAIGNGCNDALMLKEAALGLCIMGREGASIEALLASNAVFPHICDALDIFLKPSRLIATLRK; encoded by the coding sequence ATGACTGCAATCCGCCAGATAGAAGTAGACCTGCCTTGCGGGGCATTTTATGATTTGGCCCACCTTGTCATGGATTTAAATGGCACCATTACCGTTGACGGAGAGCTGATCGAAGGGGTACTCGAGCGCCTTAAGGCAATATCTGAGGTATTGAATATCCATATAATTACAGCTGATACAAATCAAACGGTGGACTCTGTAAGGGAACAGCTGGCCTCTATTCCTGATATTGTCTTTCATTCATTGAAATCTGGGCGTGGGGATTTACAGAAACTCGAATATATAGAGTCTATTGGGAGGGAGCATACTGCAGCCATAGGCAATGGGTGCAATGATGCATTGATGTTGAAGGAAGCGGCCTTGGGGCTTTGTATCATGGGGAGGGAAGGGGCTTCTATAGAGGCCCTTCTTGCAAGTAACGCAGTTTTTCCCCATATTTGTGATGCGTTGGACATCTTTTTAAAGCCCAGTAGATTGATTGCTACGCTAAGAAAATGA
- a CDS encoding YkvA family protein, protein MDIKGFLKLIPKFLALLVNLLKDSRVSSTDKAILATVVAYALNPMDLVPDWIPFFGLVDDLYLIALALFRLLARVDEEVLREYWQGPEDVIVLIKKALDAASHFLPPKLRRALIANVEKEE, encoded by the coding sequence ATGGATATTAAAGGTTTTTTGAAACTGATTCCAAAGTTTTTGGCACTGTTGGTTAATCTGTTAAAAGACAGCAGAGTCTCTTCGACTGATAAGGCCATTTTGGCCACGGTCGTCGCCTACGCCCTAAATCCCATGGATTTAGTGCCCGACTGGATCCCCTTTTTTGGATTAGTTGACGATTTGTACCTAATAGCGCTCGCCCTGTTTAGGCTTTTAGCCCGTGTTGATGAAGAAGTGTTGAGGGAGTATTGGCAAGGGCCTGAAGATGTCATAGTCCTAATAAAAAAGGCATTAGATGCAGCCAGTCATTTTCTACCACCAAAGCTCCGGAGGGCACTTATAGCAAATGTAGAAAAGGAGGAATAA